From the Odocoileus virginianus isolate 20LAN1187 ecotype Illinois unplaced genomic scaffold, Ovbor_1.2 Unplaced_Contig_20, whole genome shotgun sequence genome, the window GTGATAGCACCACACTTCAGAGCCACAATGTTTTCAAACTCTGAAGATGCCTGAAAGTCTTATAGCCGAATGGGTTAGAGGGTCTGAATAACGATACTGATATTGTCTGTGGACAGGGTCTAGAGCCGTGTACTTTGCACAGACATCGGGTGTGATTTTCTATAGAGAATATACATGTGCAAAAGCCATCGTGGTTGTAGGATCTGTCAGTGTATGCAGACCTTGTGGCTGATTGCAAACCTTTATGTGCACTCTGCTAATAAATACAAAGTCTGAAGCTATTTTTTCCCCTATGGCACAGGTGAGATCTCTGAAGAAAATTATGGCTTTTTTGTCTGCTAACAACACAGTTGCTGTGAACAATGCTGACACTCGCCTGGCGGGCTGCTTCCTTCTTGGCATCCCTGGGCTGGAGCACCTACACATCTGGCTCTCCATCCCCTTCTGCACCATGTATGTAGCTGCCCTGGCAGGCAACGGCATTTTAATTTGTGTCATCCTCTCCCAGCCAAGCCTGCATGAGCCCATGTACATATTCCTGTCCATGTTGGCCAGTACTGATGTCTTACTCTCCACATCCACCATGCCCAAAGCCTTGGCCAACTTCTGGCTAAGTTCTACCCACATTTCCTTTGATGGCTGCCTAACCCAGATGTTCTTCATCCacttcctttttgtggctgagtctGCAGTCCTCCTGGCCATGGCctttgaccgctatgtggccatctgctcCCCTTTGAGATATGCCACAATCCTGACCAGCACAGCCATTGGGAAGATCGTGGCTGCCACACTGGCCCGCAGCTTCATCATCATGTTTCCATCTATCTTTCTCCTCAAGCGCCTGCACTACTGCCGGGTCAATATCATTGCGCACACATTTTGTGAGCACATGGGCATTGCCCGTCTGTCCTGTTCTGATATCTCCATCAACGTCTGGTATGGATTGGCAGCTGCTCTAATCTCCACTGGCCTGGACATCATCCTTATTGCTGTTTCCTATGTTCACATCCTCCAAGCTGTCTTCCACCTCTCTTCTCAAGATGCCCGGTCCaaagccctgagcacttgtgGCTCCCACATCTGTGTCATCCTACTCTTCTACATCCCTGCCCTCTTTTCTGTCTTTGCCTATAGGTTTGGTGGGAGACACATCCCACGTTATGTCCATATCCTCCTGGCCAACCTCTATGTGGTCATCCCACCTATGCTCAATCCCGTTATTTATGGAGTGAGGACCAAGCAGATTTTGGAAGGGGCTAAACAGATGTTTTCAAATCTTGTCAAAGAATCTAAATAAATGCTCCCGACTTGACCTCAACTTAATTCCTTTCTATACATATTAATTATTCTATATTCACCCTCTCCTCGTCTCTACATCTTCCATTTATCCCTATGTTACTATAATCCATATTCCAATTATGTAAATACATGTTCTACTCAAATCCACATTTGACTTGGAAATCTATAGTAATAGTCAACCccctttttttccatctattattCAAATAACTCGATTCCCCCCTAACTCAAGGAAAATCTAATTAGGGGAAATGCTATAACTTACCTGGAATCTACCATATAAATAGGACTATTCTCTGTATctactttcattttctccttgatGTGATAATTAATCACacatataattttttcatttagattttcCAGTTCAACATCTTTCTCACAGTGGGAACCCCTGAGAACTGTCATGCTTATAAATTCACAGTCCcttcagatatttatttttattatcagctATAATTGTCCATAATTACACATGTTTAAATATCCAAGTTCAGAGATGCTAACACAGCATCATAGTAGGTGAAGTAAACACATCCATTTATCATCAActaaatgtgggcttccctggtggctcagatggtaaagcatctgcctgcaatgcaggagacctgggttcaatccctgggttgggaagatcccctggagaaggaaatggcaacccactccagtattcttgcctggaaaatcccatggtcagaggagcctgataggttatagtccatggggtcacaaagagttggacacgactaagtgacttcactttctttctttctttctcaatgtggctcagccggtacagaagcctgcaatgcgggagacttgcgttcgatttctgggttggaaagatgccctggagaagggaaatgttcccactccagtattctggcctagagaattccatggactgtatagtccatggggtcacaaagagtcagacatgactgagtgactttcacttcacttcatttcaaataCGAAAATACCATTTCAAAAACTTTTATCAAATGAGCCTGGGCCATTTTACCTGTTCCAGACAAAGCTTTCCTCAAAATGTAGATAACTGTATAGGAACAGAGTAGTCTTTCCCAtctgaatatattttgtatttgaaaattatactcACAATTAAAATAAGTCAAATACCTACTCTTATATAATAACAGAGGCTTACATATTCTTTAATAACTCGTTATACGTCTTGTGCTCggtggtgtcctactctttgcaaccccatgcactgtagcctgccaggctcctctgtccatgggattttcctggcaagaacactggagtgggttgccatttcctgctccaggggatcttcctgatccaagcaTCAAACATGCACCTTTtgcatcttctgctttggcaggcagattctttactcttttcATCTATTGTGTGGGTCTTGagaatttttcttcttgtttattagagtttttctttttaatgttggtGACATTACACCCTGTCTATAATGCATTCCTTGAGGAAAGAGGTTATTTTGAAAGGTTCTATCACCATTGCTCCAAACATAAGCACCTATACATAGCAATTATGTATTATGTGTTTACGTAcagaaaatttgtattttaaagattttttagcATCACATTTATGTTCAACAGTTGTTCTTCTTTGAGTGAGCTCTTCTCAGCCCTGGGATTCAGTgtcaagtagaagaaaaaaactgtGCTAGGTGCCAGGATAGTGAGTTAAAGCCAGGATCTACCACTTATTCAATGAATTCTATATGTTGCATAGTCCCAGTGAACTTCATTTCCTATTCATCTGTAAAGAAGATGAAGATGATataaacagttcagttcaatagctcagtcatgtctgactctttgcgactgcagcatgccaggcttccctgtccatcaccaaatcccagagcttgcttaaattcatgtccatcgagctggtgatgccatccaaccacttcatcctctgtcatccccttttctcctccttccttcaatctttcccagcatcagggtcttttctaaggggccagttcttcgcatcaggtggccaaagtattgaagtttcagcttcagcttcagcatcagtccttccaatgaatgttcaggactgatttcctttaggattgactgattggatctccttgcagtccaagggactctcaagagtcttctccagcaccacagttcaaaagcatcaattcttcagcgctcagccttctttatggttcaactctcacatccatacatgactactagaaaatatatttattatagtaAGCATTCAATGAATGtttagttcatttttctttccacaaTGCTTTCTGCATACTAAAGACAATATAAtgagagttaaaaaaagaaattattagcaTTTATCATGTGGAGGAGAAAACAGGAGTTTTGGATCTAGATCTTCGTTAGAATTCTGAATGTTCTGTATATTAttttgactttgggcaagttacttcacttcTCTATATCTCAACTTtctcatatttaaaagaaaatactaataGTACTTT encodes:
- the OR52B6 gene encoding olfactory receptor 52B6, which codes for MAQVRSLKKIMAFLSANNTVAVNNADTRLAGCFLLGIPGLEHLHIWLSIPFCTMYVAALAGNGILICVILSQPSLHEPMYIFLSMLASTDVLLSTSTMPKALANFWLSSTHISFDGCLTQMFFIHFLFVAESAVLLAMAFDRYVAICSPLRYATILTSTAIGKIVAATLARSFIIMFPSIFLLKRLHYCRVNIIAHTFCEHMGIARLSCSDISINVWYGLAAALISTGLDIILIAVSYVHILQAVFHLSSQDARSKALSTCGSHICVILLFYIPALFSVFAYRFGGRHIPRYVHILLANLYVVIPPMLNPVIYGVRTKQILEGAKQMFSNLVKESK